In the genome of Novipirellula artificiosorum, the window AACCGCGCGCAGGTCGGCGTGCACGTCTATTCGTCAAAGGATTTGAAACGCTGGAAAGACGAGGGGATTGCTCTGCAGGTTTCGGACAATCCGAAGAGCGATATCTTCAAAGGGTGCGTGTTGGAGCGCCCAAAGGTGATTTACAACCGCAAGACCGGAAAGTATGTGATGTGGTTTCATCTGGAACTGATCGGATGTGGCTACAGTTCGGCGCGTGCCGGAGTGGCGGTCGCCGATTCGCCGACCGGGCCGTTCACCTTCCTTCATAGTCTGCGTCCCAATGCGGGGACGTGGCCGCTGAACGCAACCCAGGAGGTGACCGATGCCAAAGCGATGGCCCGTTTCGAGCAAGAGCATAAGGGCTTGATGGGGCAAGAATTCGCGCCGGGTGAGCAGGACTCCAACACCTACAAGACTTTCATGACGCACTGGCATGATGAGGATAACCGACTGGAAATTTACCGCAGAGACTTCTCGACGGGTCAGTTCTGTCGCGACATGACGTTGTTTGTGGATGATGATGCAACGGCCTATCATCTTTTCGCATCCGAAGAAAATCAGACACTGCATATCAGCCGATTGTCGGACGACTACCTGAGCCACAGCGGCCAATGGGCTCGCGTACAACCCGGTGGCAAAAACGAGGCCCCCGCGATTTTTAATCGCGACGGGAAGTACTATCTGTTGTCTTCTGGATGCACCGGCTGGGCTCCCAATGAGGCTCGATCATTTGTTGCCGATACCATTTTCGGTCCTTATGAACCGCTGGGGAATCCATGCCGAGGAACCAATCCGCAGAACAATCTTGGACCGGAGAAAACTTTCGGAGGACAGAGCACTTTTGTCTTGCCCATGCCGGGCAAGAAGGATGCATTCGTAGCGATGTTTGATGAGTGGCGACCTAAGAACCCGATTGATGGACGATACTACTGGCTGCCGATTGTTTTCACCGAAAACGGATTTGCCATGGAGTGGTCTGACGCCTGGTCGCCCGATGAATCATTTTGACGGAGACGCCTCAATGCGTCCGCACGGCTTGTTCACCGCTATCAGCGGGTGCCTGACGACTCGCTGCTGCGGGCTGTTCGCTCAATCGATTCTCCGCAGATGTGGGTCAGTCAAGTGGAACTCGCCCGTGGCATCGGCTGGTAGACTCCATCGAAGGCGTGTCTCGTTTTCAAAACCGACCTCAACGTCAAAATCAAACTGATGCTGACGCCACTGCGTTGACAGCGGCAACTTGACTCCGTCGATGACACCTCGCCAGCCGTCGGCGACATCGAACCGCACAGTCAACCCGCTGGTCCCCTTGATGCGACACGCAAACCGATAGCGGCCGGGGTCGAGCGTCCCGCGGTCGAAAAACGTATAGCTGAGATTGCTTCCGTTCCCGAACTGGCCCTCCACGCTGATGACCCGTCGTCCGGCGGGCCCATCTGTCGGACCGTCCGCGCTGCCGCGCTTGTCGAGGGTGTCCGATCGCTTGGTTAGCACCCAATAGCGCCACGGATTGATCAGTTCCACCTCGGGATCGGGCGACCAGCGTGGGACGGGAGTGACCTTTGGTGCTGGTGGCGGCTGAATGGACAGCAACGCGTCCGAGACTTGGTAGGAAAGCGTGTGGTCAAAGGCGGGGCTGTCGAACGAAAAGCCCTTGATCGCCGTGTCCTTTGGTGTGACACCGATGCCGATCAACCCGATCGGATGCCAACCTCCGGTAACGTAGTTCTCAATAGCGAAGCGGACGCTGGGCACCATGCCGCCTTCACGGTCAAGGATCGCGATGGCGAGAATGAACTCCCCAGTGGGTATTTCCTCTGGAAGCTTTGCGCTGCCGGACGCATGGGACTGTTTCGCCGGAATTTGGTAGGCAAAGGCGTCGCTGTCCCAGTCTTCGCCAGGCAGCCAACGACGAACATCGATCCCGTTGAGCGGGCCGGACCATACCGGTTGCCTGTTTTTTGGATTGAGAAGGGCCACGGCCAAGGGCCAGTCCAAGTAGAACGGGGCGCTTCCGGTGTTCCGGACGGTGATCTGAACAGGCAGGTCCCCACCCGGTTGTCTCGCCACGGGGTAACTCACCGAGTCGATCACAAACCGATACCCGAATGCCTTCTGCAATTCGGCCGCGCCCTCAAGCACAGCCGGATCGGATGGCATATAGTTCGATATCCACCCCAGATAGGTCGTGTGATAACGGCGAATCTTGTCGATCATATAGCGGCGGTAGGCAGGCACCGTCATCGTATCCTCAGGCGTGCGTCCGAATGTGCCCTCAGGATCAGCGTCCTTTCGCTCCTTCTGCCAGTTGTACTCGACCTCGCCCTCGATGGGCGCGTGTTTCCAAAGGTTCGGGTAGACATGCGTCGCTTGCCAGGGAAGCTGATGCGGATCCCCGTGTGGCGGCTCACGGCTCAAGTTGGCGAAGGTATCGTAATAGATTCCGAACCCCGCTTCCACGAACTCTGCGTCGGTGTGCCTTACGAGGATCGGCTTGTTCTTGAACGCCTTTTTGAAGGCAGCGACCAACAGCCGGCGCTGTGACTGGGTCGGGGCCGGGGTGTGATGTTCACCCCAGTAGCCGATCAGTCCCATCTGGATAGCGAAGATGCGCGGATCGTTGTCCCATGCCTCTCCCAGCTTCGCGATCAAACGCTCTAGGCGTGCTTGAAAAGCCGCGCTGTCGTAGTCAAACTCAGCCATGTCCGCAGGCCAGTGCTGCTTGGGGCGGTCCGCCGCGCCCAATGTGCCGTCCCAGTCGAGGTAGACGCGTGGCACCAATTTGACATTCAATTCGCCGAAACTCTTACCTCCAAGACGAGTGATTTCGTTGGTACGAGCGATGATGCGCTCAACGGAATCATCGGCACTCAGCTCAAGGGCGTTCCAGCCGATGTATTGTCGGTGCAGCAGACCGTACCCGTCGACGTGATAGCTACGGAACCCTTTGAGCGGATTGTTGATCGCGCCCGCAAACTCCTTTGGCTTGACCGTTACCCAGTCGTCGCCGCGCGCCGTAGCCGTCACCAGGGCCGATGCCAATCCAATCCACAGAAACGCGTATCTCATCTTCATGACTCCGAAACTTGGTGATTGAGCAGTTACCGCCCCCAGGATACTTTGTTTCCCTATCCATCTGGATTCTCTGGTGATTTGGGCTCATCGGTTTTCGGCATGAGAGCCTTCATTCGCGACTTGATCCCGGCGAATTCGGAGTTGCTGGCGAGGTTGGTCCATTCCATCGGATCCCTCTCGTGGTCGTAGAGTTCCTCGGCGCCGCGCTGTCGATTGCTGATGTAGCTGTACCGCCCATCGTACACGCGGTAGAAACCGGGCGAGCATCCGTTGGTCAAAGAGGGGTGATTCCACTCCATGTCCGGGTTTTGAAGTAGCGGTGCGAAACTACGCCCGTCAATCACCGGGTTCTCTGGCAGGTCGCAAAGCTCGATCAGGGTCGGATACAGATCGATCAGGTTCACCACACCCGTGCATTGCTTGTCCTTAGGAGTGACCCCAGGCACCTTGACCATCAGCGGAACGCGGCACGATTCCTGCCAAAGCTGGGTCTTCCCGTAACGTAATTTTTCGCCCAGGAACCAACCATGGTCGCCCCACAGCATCACAATGGTGTTGTCCGCATACCTGCTCTGAGCAAGGCCACGGAGCAGGACGCCGATGCAATCATCCACGAAAGTGATCGTAGCCAGGTACGCCTGTACGGCCTCCTTGTGTCTTCCATTCTTTTCTGCCCGCAGCCATGCCGTGCTTGGTTCATAGACGCGTTTCCCATTGTGGTCGAGGATGTCATCCAGATCGGTTGCTAATGTTTTCGGCAACACGATCTTGTCCAAGGGATACATGTCGAAGTACTTTTGCGGCACGTACCACGTCAGGTGCGGCTTGCTGATCCCGATCGCCATGAAGAAGGGCTTGCCGTCGAAGTCACGCGTCTGCAACTGTTCCGCGGCCCAACTGGCCGTCTTGTAGTCCAGCATCTCGGCCGCGTCGTTCAGGGCTGTCGGTCCCCAGTCGAATGCGTGATAGTGGTACGAGGGCTTCTCGCTGGGCAGATTCGGTAGGCCATTGACGGGTCGCTCCTTGCTCGCCGGACCGATGCCGCCAAGTGTGTTGTGGTACTCGTCAAACGCCCACTGGCCTGCGTCGGACTTGTGGCTTCCATTTTCTCCAGGAAGCGGATGCCGATGAAAGATCTTTCCCATCGAAAGTGTGTGGTAGCCGTGTTGGCTGAAGTACTCTGGCAAGGTCACTAGGTCCCTTGCCTTGGGGGCATTCTTCAGGTTGTTCTTGTTGCCGTAGACACCCGTTCTATGTGCATGCACCCCGGTCAATAGCGCCGACCGCGACGGGCAGCAGACTGTGGCGGGTGCGTACGCATTTGTCATCACCATCCCCCCTTCGGAGGCCAGTTTGTCGAGATTCGGCGTCTTGACCTGCGTATTGCCGCCGAAACAGCCGACCCAGTCGTTCAGGTCGTCGATCGCGACAAAGAGCACGTTGTAGCGTTTGCTTGTCGAATGACTCGATGGCCCTTCCGTCGCATCCGAAACGGGAATCGTCCACATTAGGATGATTGAGGCCAATACGGCTCGATACATTTTCTTGTCTCCACGGACTCTCTGCCGGTTTTCTCGTGTAAGTGGGTGGGGGGAGAATGTGATCTCGTGCTTCCGCTTTCCAAGCCGACGATGACTGGTCTTGTTGTGTCGCCACCAGGACAATCTACACCGCGATGCTCTGAATTTCATCTCCTTTCCAATTTTCATTCGGTCCTCTCTACCGCGATCATATGGAAGACGGTGTCGTCTCCTGCTTCATGCTTCAGTACAAGTTCCGCGACATCGGTCAGCTCGATTGTTTGGGTTTTCCAGACACCGCCGTCGGTATTCTGGACATGGGTTCTTCCGGACTGACCCGGAAGCCCAATCGACCAGGATCCAGTCCCCCTGTCGAGATAGGTGACGTTCACCTTGACGGTCGTGGCCAGGAACGCCTCATCGAGTTTGAATCGCAATTGCGTCTTGCCGGATGCGTGATCAAATGAACGGGCGAAACGCCCATAGATGGAATCATCAATATTCCACAGGCCGATGTCGCCGGACCCTGGATCGATCTGCGTCAAAAACCGGCAATAGTTACTCGGCCAGATGCCCCAACCCACGTCATTCGATCCGTTGCGTTTTCGGTTGAGCATCCCGCCACCGATCGCCTTTTCGGGATCGTCCATTCGCGCGCCTTGTGGAGCATAGACTTTGGCAATGCGAAGGTAACGCTGCATATCCCGTTTCTTTCCCGGCTTGCCGCCAAACGTATCGGCGGGGAACCGTTGAAAGTCGGAAGCGTCGAGACCGTCACGAAGGGCGCAGAAGGCTCGCGGCGAAGTGGCGGGATCGAGATGTCCCGCATAGCGGTTGAAAAATCTGAAGGCAGGTAGGTTGGCTTCGTCCTTGAGCGCCATAGAGGGAATGTTCCAAATGTCGAGTCGGCAGTGCGTGGCAAACAGCCCCGACCAATAGAGTGCTTGCGGTATGTTGCGGGTTGACCAGCCGTAGACGAACATCTCGCCGTCCATTTCCCCTCGGGTTAGAACGGGGATGCCACGCTTCTTGGCCGCAGCTTCGATCGTTTCGAAATTCTTCAGTCGCTGGTTGTTGTCACTGACGTGGTAGCCGTGGCTGAACATACCTTGCTTCAGCGCGATGGTCTCCATGTTCTCCAGCAGCCACGACGTCTCCTCCGCGGTGTTTGCATCGGAGTTGACCAAAACGGGAATATCGGGAAGAGATTTCTGATAGCGGATCCACGTTTCCTTACGGTAGGCGTTCCAGGCATCCTTCGAGATGACGTATTGTTCCTCCAGCGGGTTGCCCTTGTAGGGTTGGCCGTCACCGGTAGAACCTTCCGCACTTTGCACGAAAACGATTCGCTTGCGATACTCCGGCGCTAAGTCCTTGATATAGGCCCCGAATGCGTCGACGAGCGAGAAGAACCGTTTCTTGTATTCCGGATTAAGATAGTAGGGATGAAGGTTGTCCTCCCTATCCATCTTTTGGCCAAGCGGATCGACATCACGATCGGTGTAGACCTTTGGAACGCCCCTGTCGAAAACCCATTCTGGTGTCCCGGGTCTGACCCAGATCATTAACGTGACGTACAGATCATCGTCATGCGCCGCTTTGAGTGGCTCACCGAGATACTTATCGAACGCGTAGTTCCCGGGCGCCGGCTCAATCTGGCTCCATCTGAGAATAAGGGGTACGCTGCGCAGCTCCGGACACTCTGCTCGCGATACCTGTCCGGGCTTCCATCCTGCCCAGCTCGATATGCCGTAACCCTGTCTTGCCCCCTCCATCGCAACGGCATCGACACCCAGTAATGCGACAATCAACAAACCGATCTGTGCGGTTCTTTTCATTTCAAACTCCAGAATTCGGAAGGCAATACGAGCCCCATGACTATACACGAAAAGGAACGGTAACGGTTTGCGGTTGAAAGCCGTGAACAGTTACGGAATGTTCATTCTGGTGACCATTCTGTTTGTTCATTCACAATCGCGTCGAGCACAGAATGGGTTGGGTATCGGGGCTCATCGAACGGGGTGGTCTGAATGCGTATTGTGAATATCAACGATCACAATTGGCCTTCGGCTCATTCATCCTCGCTAGGTGTCTTCGATTCGGTGTCGCGAAGGACTCGCTTCACTCGGCGTTCAACAAACTCGACGTGCAACCGTAGGTTGTAGAACTCTTGCATGTAGGCCAGCGGTACGCTGCGCAGCTCGTCAAGTTCACCCTCCATGGCGGAGAGTGTGGTCGCGTGTTTTTGTAACGTATCGTCGTCCGCCTGAGATCGCAGGTCGGACTCGATTCCTCGCAAGATTTCGTACCAGCGATAAATGCGAGAGCGAATCCGCCAACGGTACAGGGGCGGCGCGACACGAAACAGGGGAAGTAGCAACGTCAAGGCCGGCAATAACAAAATCTTGCCACGGTCAACGGCTGAGGCGATCCAAAAGGGCAAGTACTTTTGCAGAAAGGGAGGACCGTCATCGAAGTACATGCGTGCCGACTCATTCAACGGGAACTCGACAAACTCGGTCGAAGGCAACCGTCCCCGTTGGAGCAAGCTGCCATCGCGGCGATGCGTCTCGTTCGCTGCGCGAAGTAGAAGCGGGATCAAGGCATCGTGTAGCGCGCTCGTTGCCACCAGATTCGCAGCCGGTGCGATCAGGAGCACATCGGAGCGTGGGAAATCTCGTTGTAGGTCGATGACGCCACGCTCTAATGTCACCGATGTCAAGAAGGGATGGCGTCTGGCATAGGCCGCATGTCGATCGAAGCTCAGCAAACGAACATTCTCCATGCCGATCAACTCGCGAATCAGTTTCGAGTGTGGGGAGGTGACAAAAAAAGCCGCGTCGACCTGACCGAGCTTCAGTTGCCGCATTGCGTCGAGACCGCCCACATGCACAAATGTCGCACCCGAAGAAGCATCGATGCCGTTTTCGCCAAGCAATAGCATTGCCATCGAGTCGGTTCCGCTATCGACGCGTCCGATGGCGATTCTCTTATCGCGCAGCCCACGCAGGTCGGAATAGGTTTCGTCACCCCGGTAAAAGACCCAAACCGGTTCGAAGTACAAGCTCGCCAGCGATTCGATATCACTCGCGCCACGCACGTCGTCGGGCGCAGTCCCACCTTGCACGATGGCCAAATCCACTTGGGGATCCGATTGCAATAACTGATAGTTCTGGAGCGATCCAGCAGTCGGACGCAGTTCGAGCTCAATGCCTTGATTCCGCAGAAAGTCCGCATAATCTTTGGCGAATTGGAAATACGCACCCTCCTGCGAACCGGTCGCCATCACGATCGTCCGCGGTGGCGCTGGCTGGATGAAGAACCACGCCAGTGCGAACCCGATCAGCACGACAAGGAAGCCGCCTCCCCAAATCTTCAGCAGCAGGCCTCGGACTTGACCTCGCGTCTCGCGAAAATGCTTGTTTAACAGGCTGTCGTGGCGAAGGCTCATCGTTCCAGACCGGAGTGTTGCTTGATCGAGAATTGGCGGCCAAGGGACTTGAAAATGGCACGCTCCCATTTGGCGTCGCGGCATTTCGTCGATTGCGACGCTCTTTCTCGGCATCGTGGACATCGACCAACATATCAGAAATGGCGGCGGCGCTCCAAATCACTTCCGTTGATTGTGAATCGACGATGTCCAGCATCGGAGAACCGTGACCAAGTGAGGTTGCTTCCAGGTCACTCCCGTATGCCAACGCCGTACGAATCGCTTCTCGCCAATTCGATTTGGCTCGGGCGCCGGGCCGTGTTGAGTCACGGTTCGAGCGGGCCATACTTTCGCAGGATGATGGGCCAGCTTTTGCTGGGTATCGTTATTCTCTAGTTCTTCAGTTTATCAATCTTGCTTATCGGGAAGGTCTGGTCGAAGTAGGCTTGCTCTGAGACATTGAGCCTTAGGTTGACATATTCGCTGCGCCCGCTTCCCCCGCCAAGATCCCCACGCCCGCGAACAAGACGCCGAATGCGGCGCCTACCAGATGAGACTCAATCAACGGCTTGAAACCGTCGGCGTCGACAAACAGCACGTCGCCTGTAACGAATTCAAACAGAAGCTTCCCGACCAACAACGTTGCCGCCGTCGTCCAAAAGCCCGCAAACATTCGATCGCAATCGCTAAGGCTTTGTCGAATCTGATCGCCGATAAACCAAACAAAGAGTCCCGTGTCGATCCCGCTCAGACCCCGGTAACCGGAGACATCTTTGCACGCGAAGGTGACCGCCACCGATATCCCCAGCGCCATCACGATCAACGAGACTGGAAATAGCCTTGGATGTTGTCGTTCACAGGCGGCGCCCAACACCACAAACATCAACAGGTCCCAAAACAAATGCTGGCTGCCAAAGTGTGTGAGGTGACCGGAAAGAAGACGCCACCATTGACCGTCAGCGACGCGTGCAAAGTCCAACTGCAACCCATCGGCCAGGCTCGGGAAGAGGGACGCCAGGATGGCAATTGCCGAAACGATCGTCGTCACAAGATAAGGGTTGAACCTACTGCTTCCCCTGTGGCACATTCTTGGAAGAGATGCATCGTTCTGTTGGGGAAGCGTTGCAAACAGGGATTCGCCAGCACTCATCGTGTGCGCTCCGTCGTGTTTCGAGCGTTTCGGCGCCGCATCATCGCGGCAGCACCCGCTCCGCCTAGCGAGAAGATCGCGGTGATTGGGCCGATTGGGCCACCGCCACCGGAACCGCCCGAACCACTTCGCGATGTACCTCCACTCGCAGGCGCGCTTCCCCCGGACGGAGTGTGCGACGTCGACGATTTCGCGGACGGCCTTGACGATGTGGGCATCGCGGGCGGCGAGTTGGCATCAGCCGACGGTCGCGGTGCTGCCTCCGTAGCGACTCGTAAATCAGCTTGCTGAGCGATCCGGACCGGCTTCGCGACGGCGCGGGAGCGACCGACCGATTGCTCCGTCATCCCTTCAGGCATCATCACCGGCACGGTCTCGCGGACGAGTTGACCCTGAGGAGTGTCGGCGAGCTCTTTTTCGACGGCGATGAATGACGTGTATTGCGTCATCAGTTGATGCTTCAGCCCCAACTCGGTGATCTCAGCACGCCCTTGCGGAGTTTCATGTCCAACGTCGCGATTCCAAATCTGTCGAATCCGTTGGCGTGCCCAAACCGGACCGATCGAGTCGTGAGCTGCCGCTTGCTGCGGAAGGTCCAAGTCGAGTCCCATTTGGACAGCTTGCCCCAGCACATTGCCTTTCAATGTGATCGTGCCTGACGCTGGCGTGTCGTAACGGCCCAAAACGATCAGTGGTTTTCCGGCATACAGATCCGGAAGTCGCGAAGGAACTTGGTCTTTGACGACAAGTCCTCCCCAGTCGATTTGCAGATCCGTCATGTAGGGTTGGTTGGTAAGTTCGTTGAAACGCCGAGCGATCTCTGGCGAATTGTCTTGGTTGGTGACTTGCATCGAAAATCCTCGCCCCATCTCGGCCGCCCGGCGGATCAGGTAATCATTCGGTGCAGCCCCAAATGCGATGGGAAACACGCGAGCATCTTGAAACTCTGGTTGCTGAAGGTAACGAAGAATCGAATGATCGTTGCCAACAAGCGCATCCGTCATCAGAACCATGTAGCGAGGGCGAACCGATTCGTCACCGTTGCCCTCGAGCGCCACTTGCAGTGCCGACAGCAATCTTGTTCCGCCGCTCGCACGCAGACCGCGTACGAATTGCTTTCCGGCCTGGACATTGGCGTCACTTGCCACGATCGGATTCGGCCGAAAAGCAGTCGCGTGATTACTAAACGCGATGATTCGAAACTCATCTTGTGGGTTCAGATGATCCAGCACATGGTCGGCAAACAAACGCAATTGGCTGATCGCCGGCCCGTTCATCGATCCGCTCGTATCCAGAACCAGGATCACCTCGCGAGGCGTGATTTCCACCGGCTTGATGGACCACTTTGGTTGCAAAGCCAGCATCACGTAGCCATCGTCTGCATCGGATTGGCGGTGAACTAACGACGCTAAGGTGCTCTCCTCACCGGCCAAACGGTATTCGATGATAAAGTCCTTGTCGGCGATCGTCGACTGATTCTTCAACGTGGCGACCGCATGGGTTTCCGACGTCTGTTGAATGTCTAATTCGTGTGTGACCGGAACGATCTCCTGAATCGGCATCGCCGCGTCAACCTTCACCGAGACAAACACGTCATTGCCGTTTCGCATTCCTTCAGGAAGAAAGTCGGGCGTGATTCGCGACGCGTCGGGGACTTGATCGGTATCGCTTGCCCAACCGCGACCGACATTCGGCCGACTCAACGAAGTTCCAGGGATATAGCGGGGACCGACGACCATCGGAAATCGAAAGACGTAACGATCTTCGTCGATCTCCAGCGGATGCACGTACTCGATGTTTACAATTACTTCGCTATCAGGAGGGATATTGGCCACCGACTGAGAAAACACGTTGGCCCGTTCCTGCTCCAATAACGCCGCCTTTCGCCCCTCGTCTCGGGCTTGTTCATATTCGCGTCGTGCTTCGTCTTTCCGTTTTACCTCCCCGACAATCAAACGCTCTCCGATCTGAAAGGAATAGGCGTCGACCGCGCAGTTTTCAGGCAGCGGAAACACGTACAACGCTTCCAGGCGGTCGGAATGGGGATTCTTAAACACCTGAGAAACGCGAACTCGGGCCAGCACCCCCGAGATGTCGGCTTCCACGCGAGTCTCTTTCAAAGTAAAGCATGGACTGGGGGCCGGCAGCTTAGCTTTAAGTTGATCAAAATCATCTTCCGCAACCCGCATTTGCCCCTGTGTGACCGGGGCCCCGCTGAGCACGGTGTAACCTGCGCGAGCGACGGCGGAGAAGATGAAGATCGACGCCAGGACGGCGAGGGGCTTGATTCGAGGCAACAACATCGATTGGCTGCGAGGACCCGAGGATTGAGTGATCATGGGAAGAGGTGCTCCAGGACTTGAGATTCGAAGTGTCTCTTTAGATAGATCCCGTACCGCCGGCGGCGAAGCGCGGATTCGCTTTTTTCCCTTAACCGTCACACCGCCAGACATGCAAACCCTGACCCGCGGCAGTTTACCGGAATCCGATTCGCTGTTGAGATCCGTTTTGAATAGAACGATCTAGAT includes:
- a CDS encoding glycoside hydrolase family 43 protein — translated: MKSLRCGAVCMLYGTISLAVLAANARAEDLFIDSGSLWPDNNGVHVNAHGGGVLFHQGTYFWYGEHKVAGPSGNRAQVGVHVYSSKDLKRWKDEGIALQVSDNPKSDIFKGCVLERPKVIYNRKTGKYVMWFHLELIGCGYSSARAGVAVADSPTGPFTFLHSLRPNAGTWPLNATQEVTDAKAMARFEQEHKGLMGQEFAPGEQDSNTYKTFMTHWHDEDNRLEIYRRDFSTGQFCRDMTLFVDDDATAYHLFASEENQTLHISRLSDDYLSHSGQWARVQPGGKNEAPAIFNRDGKYYLLSSGCTGWAPNEARSFVADTIFGPYEPLGNPCRGTNPQNNLGPEKTFGGQSTFVLPMPGKKDAFVAMFDEWRPKNPIDGRYYWLPIVFTENGFAMEWSDAWSPDESF
- a CDS encoding DUF4832 domain-containing protein, which codes for MRYAFLWIGLASALVTATARGDDWVTVKPKEFAGAINNPLKGFRSYHVDGYGLLHRQYIGWNALELSADDSVERIIARTNEITRLGGKSFGELNVKLVPRVYLDWDGTLGAADRPKQHWPADMAEFDYDSAAFQARLERLIAKLGEAWDNDPRIFAIQMGLIGYWGEHHTPAPTQSQRRLLVAAFKKAFKNKPILVRHTDAEFVEAGFGIYYDTFANLSREPPHGDPHQLPWQATHVYPNLWKHAPIEGEVEYNWQKERKDADPEGTFGRTPEDTMTVPAYRRYMIDKIRRYHTTYLGWISNYMPSDPAVLEGAAELQKAFGYRFVIDSVSYPVARQPGGDLPVQITVRNTGSAPFYLDWPLAVALLNPKNRQPVWSGPLNGIDVRRWLPGEDWDSDAFAYQIPAKQSHASGSAKLPEEIPTGEFILAIAILDREGGMVPSVRFAIENYVTGGWHPIGLIGIGVTPKDTAIKGFSFDSPAFDHTLSYQVSDALLSIQPPPAPKVTPVPRWSPDPEVELINPWRYWVLTKRSDTLDKRGSADGPTDGPAGRRVISVEGQFGNGSNLSYTFFDRGTLDPGRYRFACRIKGTSGLTVRFDVADGWRGVIDGVKLPLSTQWRQHQFDFDVEVGFENETRLRWSLPADATGEFHLTDPHLRRID
- a CDS encoding sulfatase, with translation MYRAVLASIILMWTIPVSDATEGPSSHSTSKRYNVLFVAIDDLNDWVGCFGGNTQVKTPNLDKLASEGGMVMTNAYAPATVCCPSRSALLTGVHAHRTGVYGNKNNLKNAPKARDLVTLPEYFSQHGYHTLSMGKIFHRHPLPGENGSHKSDAGQWAFDEYHNTLGGIGPASKERPVNGLPNLPSEKPSYHYHAFDWGPTALNDAAEMLDYKTASWAAEQLQTRDFDGKPFFMAIGISKPHLTWYVPQKYFDMYPLDKIVLPKTLATDLDDILDHNGKRVYEPSTAWLRAEKNGRHKEAVQAYLATITFVDDCIGVLLRGLAQSRYADNTIVMLWGDHGWFLGEKLRYGKTQLWQESCRVPLMVKVPGVTPKDKQCTGVVNLIDLYPTLIELCDLPENPVIDGRSFAPLLQNPDMEWNHPSLTNGCSPGFYRVYDGRYSYISNRQRGAEELYDHERDPMEWTNLASNSEFAGIKSRMKALMPKTDEPKSPENPDG
- a CDS encoding TAXI family TRAP transporter solute-binding subunit, with protein sequence MSLRHDSLLNKHFRETRGQVRGLLLKIWGGGFLVVLIGFALAWFFIQPAPPRTIVMATGSQEGAYFQFAKDYADFLRNQGIELELRPTAGSLQNYQLLQSDPQVDLAIVQGGTAPDDVRGASDIESLASLYFEPVWVFYRGDETYSDLRGLRDKRIAIGRVDSGTDSMAMLLLGENGIDASSGATFVHVGGLDAMRQLKLGQVDAAFFVTSPHSKLIRELIGMENVRLLSFDRHAAYARRHPFLTSVTLERGVIDLQRDFPRSDVLLIAPAANLVATSALHDALIPLLLRAANETHRRDGSLLQRGRLPSTEFVEFPLNESARMYFDDGPPFLQKYLPFWIASAVDRGKILLLPALTLLLPLFRVAPPLYRWRIRSRIYRWYEILRGIESDLRSQADDDTLQKHATTLSAMEGELDELRSVPLAYMQEFYNLRLHVEFVERRVKRVLRDTESKTPSEDE
- the rrtA gene encoding rhombosortase, whose protein sequence is MSAGESLFATLPQQNDASLPRMCHRGSSRFNPYLVTTIVSAIAILASLFPSLADGLQLDFARVADGQWWRLLSGHLTHFGSQHLFWDLLMFVVLGAACERQHPRLFPVSLIVMALGISVAVTFACKDVSGYRGLSGIDTGLFVWFIGDQIRQSLSDCDRMFAGFWTTAATLLVGKLLFEFVTGDVLFVDADGFKPLIESHLVGAAFGVLFAGVGILAGEAGAANMST
- a CDS encoding VIT domain-containing protein, with protein sequence MITQSSGPRSQSMLLPRIKPLAVLASIFIFSAVARAGYTVLSGAPVTQGQMRVAEDDFDQLKAKLPAPSPCFTLKETRVEADISGVLARVRVSQVFKNPHSDRLEALYVFPLPENCAVDAYSFQIGERLIVGEVKRKDEARREYEQARDEGRKAALLEQERANVFSQSVANIPPDSEVIVNIEYVHPLEIDEDRYVFRFPMVVGPRYIPGTSLSRPNVGRGWASDTDQVPDASRITPDFLPEGMRNGNDVFVSVKVDAAMPIQEIVPVTHELDIQQTSETHAVATLKNQSTIADKDFIIEYRLAGEESTLASLVHRQSDADDGYVMLALQPKWSIKPVEITPREVILVLDTSGSMNGPAISQLRLFADHVLDHLNPQDEFRIIAFSNHATAFRPNPIVASDANVQAGKQFVRGLRASGGTRLLSALQVALEGNGDESVRPRYMVLMTDALVGNDHSILRYLQQPEFQDARVFPIAFGAAPNDYLIRRAAEMGRGFSMQVTNQDNSPEIARRFNELTNQPYMTDLQIDWGGLVVKDQVPSRLPDLYAGKPLIVLGRYDTPASGTITLKGNVLGQAVQMGLDLDLPQQAAAHDSIGPVWARQRIRQIWNRDVGHETPQGRAEITELGLKHQLMTQYTSFIAVEKELADTPQGQLVRETVPVMMPEGMTEQSVGRSRAVAKPVRIAQQADLRVATEAAPRPSADANSPPAMPTSSRPSAKSSTSHTPSGGSAPASGGTSRSGSGGSGGGGPIGPITAIFSLGGAGAAAMMRRRNARNTTERTR